The following are from one region of the Piliocolobus tephrosceles isolate RC106 unplaced genomic scaffold, ASM277652v3 unscaffolded_20513, whole genome shotgun sequence genome:
- the ITPKA gene encoding inositol-trisphosphate 3-kinase A — LIQPQLLPKSHWQKIRTMVNLPVISPFKKRYAWVQLAGHTGSFKAAGTSGLILKRCSEPERYCLARLMADALRGCVPAFHGVVERDGESYLQLQDLLDGFDGPCVLDCKMGVRTYLEEELTKARERPKLRKDMYKKMLAVDPEAPTEEEHAQRAVTKPRYMQWREGISSSTTLGFRIEGIKKADGSCSTDFKTTRSREQVLRVFEEFVQGDEEVLRRYLNRLQQIRDTLEVSEFFRRHEVIGSSLLFVHDHCHRAGVWLIDFGKTTPLPDGQILDHRRPWEEGNREDGYLLGLDNLIGILASLAER, encoded by the exons ctcatCCAGCCCCAGCTGCTTCCG AAAAGCCACTGGCAGAAGATCCGAACCATGGTCAATCTGCCGGTCATAAGCCCTTTCAAGAAGCGCTACGCCTGGGTGCAGCTGGCGGGGCACACAG GGAGTTTTAAGGCGGCGGGCACCAGCGGGCTGATCCTGAAGCGCTGCTCGGAGCCGGAGCGCTACTGCCTGGCGCGGCTGATGGCTGACGCGCTGCGCGGCTGCGTGCCTGCCTTCCACGGCGTGGTGGAGCGCGACGGCGAAAGCTACCTGCAGCTGCAGGACCTACTAGATGGCTTCGACGGGCCCTGCGTGCTCGACTGCAAAATGGGCGTCAG GACTTACCTAGAGGAGGAGCTGACCAAGGCCCGTGAGCGGCCCAAGCTACGGAAGGACATGTACAAGAAGATGCTGGCGGTGGACCCTGAAGCGCCCACTGAGGAGGAGCACGCGCAGCGCGCAGTCACCAAGCCACGCTACATGCAGTGGCGGGAAGGCATCAGCTCCAGCACCACGCTCGGCTTCCGCATCGAGGGCATCAAG AAAGCGGACGGTTCCTGCAGCACCGACTTCAAGACTACGCGAAGCCGGGAGCAGGTGCTTCGCGTCTTTGAAGAGTTTGTGCAAGGAGACGAGGAAGTGCTG AGGCGGTATCTGAACCGCCTGCAGCAGATCCGGGACACCCTGGAGGTCTCCGAGTTCTTCAGGAGGCACGAG GTGATCGGCAGCTCGCTCCTCTTTGTGCACGATCACTGCCATCGCGCCGGCGTGTGGCTCATCGACTTCGGCAAGACCACGCCCCTCCCCGATGGCCAGATCCTGGACCACCGGCGGCCCTGGGAGGAGGGCAATCGCGAGGACGGCTATTTGCTGGGGCTGGACAATCTCATTGGCATCCTGGCCAGCCTGGCTGAGAGATGA